A portion of the Jaculus jaculus isolate mJacJac1 chromosome 5, mJacJac1.mat.Y.cur, whole genome shotgun sequence genome contains these proteins:
- the Exo5 gene encoding exonuclease V: MAQTRDEETLPAEASGFSDMSDSELLEFLDLEDAEESGASLSKLGPSKPSKTEGKAVSLQNHKRGTNVSSPMDKFHLKYLYVTDLSTQKWCELQMAYGKELPGFLTPEKADVLDTGASIHLARELELHDLVTVPITTREDAWAIKFLNMLSMIPTLQSEGRIREFPVFGEVEGILVVGMIDELHYTANGELELAELKTRRRPMLPRAAQKKKDAFQVSLYKYIFDSMVQGKVTPAGLIHHIELCPDKPLGPSVLRHARQGGVSVKSLGDLMELVFLSLTLSDLPVIDILKIEYIHQETATVLGTEIVSFEEKEVRREAQHYVAYWVGHREPQGVDVEEAWKCQTCDYKDICEWRKGGGALSAVLEPQAKKPK; encoded by the coding sequence ATGGCACAGACTAGAGATGAGGAGACACTGCCAGCAGAAGCCTCAGGCTTCTCAGACATGAGCGACTCGGAACTCTTGGAGTTTCTGGACCTGGAAGATGCTGAGGAATCAGGTGCTTCACTTAGCAAGCTTGGCCCTTCCAAACCCTCGAAGACGGAGGGCAAAGCTGTAAGCTTACAAAACCACAAAAGAGGAACCAATGTCTCCTCACCCATGGATAAATTCCacctaaaatatttgtatgtCACTGACCTGTCAACTCAGAAGTGGTGTGAACTGCAAATGGCATATGGAAAGGAACTTCCTGGGTTTTTGACACCTGAGAAGGCCGATGTTCTAGACACCGGTGCCAGCATCCACctagcaagagaactagagcttCATGATCTCGTGACTGTCCCAATCACAACTAGAGAAGATGCTTGGGCAATTAAGTTTCTGAACATGCTCTCAATGATTCCCACTCTTCAGTCAGAAGGGCGTATTAGAGAGTTTCCAGTGTTTGGGGAAGTGGAGGGCATACTTGTGGTTGGCATGATTGATGAGCTACACTACACAGCCAATGGGGAACTGGAGCTGGCAGAACTCAAGACTCGCAGGCGTCCTATGCTTCCTCGGGcagctcagaaaaagaaagatgcttTTCAAGTCAGCTTATACAAATATATCTTTGATTCTATGGTGCAAGGGAAAGTGACTCCTGCTGGTCTCATCCACCACATAGAACTGTGTCCAGACAAACCTCTGGGGCCTTCAGTGCTGAGGCATGCCCGGCAGGGGGGGGTTTCtgtgaaatctttgggtgacctCATGGAACTGGTTTTCTTGTCTCTCACACTGTCTGACCTCCCAGTTATTGATAtcttaaaaatagaatatatccATCAAGAGACGGCCACTGTGCTGGGTACAGAGATTGTATCCTTTGAAGAGAAGGAAGTGAGAAGAGAGGCACAGCATTACGTGGCCTACTGGGTGGGCCACCGAGAGCCTCAGGGGGTTGATGTGGAAGAAGCTTGGAAGTGCCAGACGTGTGATTATAAGGATATCTGTGAGTGGAGGAAGGGCGGTGGAGCGCTCAGTGCCGTGCTGGAGCCTCAAGCCAAAAAACCCAAATGA